Sequence from the Dysidea avara chromosome 5, odDysAvar1.4, whole genome shotgun sequence genome:
GAGCAGCTGAGCTTATGGCAAAGGCTATAGCTGATGCACAAGATGCCATCAGAACAAGTGTcagcatgaagaagaagaactTTCCAGCATCAGACTCCAGACCTATAATGTATTAAAACATGTAGTGAACAAATGCATTATAGATTCCTTAAGCACTATCATCATCCCATCATAATTACCACTAGAGATCTGTGAGAAGACTAGTAAATCCTGTGAATAACAGCGAGGAAGAATGTTAAAATAAATTGTAATTCTCAGACCAATTAACAGTAATTTAATCCTGTAATCTACGTACATGGGTATGTCAAAGAAGCCACAATAACTCTGATGTGGTTTATCACCCTAAAGTTAACTATATATTACTTTTGTCAGCAAAGTATCTAGACAGAACACATGCTCATCAACATGTTATAccgtatttccttggttaaatactgcaccttcaatagtagctgcacTTGAATGGTGCCACAGTCAATTTGTTTTcatggtcaagtttgaatagtatTCACATCAATTTTTTGAACTAAGATAAACCACTGTGGTGCTTAGCCAAGTAAATAAGGAATATAGCATATATGATACTATTTCCTGCATTATTGAAGATTCATGAACATTACTGGTGCACGTGCTTCTTATGTCTAAAGATTTTGTTGTCATAATTgacacaacataattcatattatGTGTTATAATTGAGCAAATTAAAGCATTGTACTACATGTAtttaaattgaaaattttaatggAACCACTGAGAGGATCACATAAAGAGTACTTTACTGTGGACTATTTTGATCCACACACATTTCATAAATGGACCATGTACCTTTCCATTACTGAAAAGCCATGTATAAATGTTGTTTGATATAATGATGGTGGCATATATGATAGCAGGACTTCCAGCACAGTTATCCCCAGAGCTATGTAATTTGACTGGCAGACTGAGTTCCAGTAACCAGCTCAGGTATCTACTGGCTATACTACTGGTTCACAACTCTACAAAATGTTACTCCAGTTATACTAAATAAATAGCTTGTATATAGATGCTATCATTTATGGAATACAGTGCGTACAACAGTAGCTAGTATTAGTGTACTGAGGGCTGACACTAACGCTCACCTAACATCCAGTAAAATATGATAACATATATGATGATTGGAATGATCCTTATTGGAATAAGGTCGCATGACACTTTGGCAAGGAAATAGCTAGAGACACGGTAGTACCCACTGACATTTTGATGGCTAGGGAAAAGAAAAGTACTTAATGGTGTTGCTTATAGATATGCGTAATTTTGCATAGCTATCTGTAACAGACTAACAATACAGTAGAACTTGTCTAAGTCAGGCACCTTCAACCCGAAGTTTCTTGGCCTTAgtaggcaggtggctgctttagacaGGTGAATTTGTCTAAAATTTCTCACCAGGGGAATTTAAAGATGGAATTATTAGAGAGATGGTCTTTTTCACAGGTGGCTGCACGGACAGGTTCCATTGCACACACTGTACAAAACTTATACAAATATTGGCTTCTCTTTCTGAAATACTTCAACAGCATGAATGTTGATGAATGCAGCATTGATGATTGCAAAGAAAATGGCACCAATTCTGAAAAAAAAAGATGAAAATGTGAAGATAAAACTGTTAATATTTCTACATATGACACACCTGTCTTGAACACCAACAAAATCATCATCCGCTTGAAGGAATACTAGTCCAAGTACCACAGCAATTCCCACCATCATTACAACCTGTATTAAAAGGTCAAATGAATTTCACTTTACTCTCAACAGCAACACAGTTTAATGCTACCAATTTTAAGGATATTGAACActactgtactcaaaatacAACTGGCACTTTATGGCATGTATAGTATACAAGTCAAACCTTTGAAATTACTGTACAGTTGTTAACTTAATTGGTATAAACATATGTATGCATCCATACTTTATTATTACATGGCAAAAATCaaattaactcttggtatttcTCTATATTATATATTCTCAATGCGTGTAATTTGCAGCTATTGTATATATATCCTTACTTGTACACCTGTTGCCAACCGATTTCGAAGAAGATTGCGAATGGTTCTAACTGCCAGAACACCAAACTGTTTAAAAACACAGAAATGTTCATTACTACACTGTAGGAGCACTTCAGACCTGCCAAGGAAAGGAGGTGGCAAATTCAGGGGTCTCTCCTTGAGGTACACTGAGAGCTGTTTTCAGTTTCCCATCAAGGTGTTGCTTGACTGTTTGAAACTCCTTGCTTTTTTCAAATATCTCAGCAAGGCGAACTCTGTTTGAAGATTCGATTTCAGAAATTTCAGCACTTGGACCTGAAGAGTCATACACATGCACTTAACTAATGAAACTTCCTTTTGTTTATCAGAAAGTAACTAACTACACAATAATGAACATTTGTTTGAAAATTCTGCATGTATATAGCTTCTTAGGTTTATtttatcataataatatttatcTAGCTATGAGGGATGTGTTCAGTGGTAGTTCATCATTACAGTTCATGGAATATTTCTCAGATATAACACATAAAATCACGACCACAAAGGATTACAATGATATGTACTTGGAGTAACATTAGTCTCTTCATTCTTTATGATATAAGCTGCAATTGCATAAAATGTCACATCAACACAGTTAACACAGAATGTACATAACACAGTTCTGTTATTACTACTACCCGGCAGTGTATTTCTGGGAAAACCCTACATACACCTATCACTTGACAGTTTACCAGTTCTgttattactactactactatatgTGTGTACCTTCAGCTTCCTCATTCTCTATGATCACATCAAGGAAGAAATCAGCAGGATTATTGTGTTGTTCACACTGGTAACCTGAGTGTAGTAACATTACAATGGAAATACATTGCATCTTTGATTTAGTAAAAGAAATCCTAGAGCAGTTAATGTTATCGTGCATGATTAGTGATTTGTATTCTATAACAAtgtttgactgctgtattagacaGTGGTATGAGTGTCTTGATTTTTCAAATAATCAAAAACGGTAGTGTAAATTTATAGCAGATTGCAGCTTTGTATTCAAATTGTGTAAAATTTAATCATGTTCTATTGTACTATCTTGACTTTTCTATATTGGAGTTTCGCTACTATTTGACATTTCCCTAAGATAGCTGTTAACTACATGCCAAGGAAACACTGCAAGTGATacacctatagtatgttcacgttgagctgaaccctcaaaaacatttaataactcatggatgcaattacacacgatcttgaaatttggctcatttgtactattgcttgacccgctaagaatatttcaaaatctttttgttcaaatgtttgacataatatttacggccaatcaaaattttctcaatacatttcctatggggaagccatataaatacaatgcccattacagtcctttcccgaacttgtaatggagccaaaccatacgtgtctgttgttgacacctttgttgtCACCAATaattatctggttggctgaaatgttaactctgttgagaaaaaatccacttttaatttttagctgtttttcaggattcagctcaacgtgaacatactatataatAATCAAATTATTTATCTTTGATAGATTAAGCACATTATAACCAAGTTTTTAAAAGAGAACTTGTCAGTAGCTCATAATCATCAAGTAATATTAAGGCTCTTCCAAAAAGGGGGTACCTTTgaaccccctggatctgccctgCACCAAGTAATATGGAAGTTTGTTGAGTGTGTACAGATAATGCTATCAAGAGGTCATATTTGGTGTCTAACCTATTTCAGAGAAATAGTTTAATGCATTGTTAGAAGGTCCATGATAGACCAGTCGACCACGAGACATCAGTGTCAGTAAATCAAACAACTTGTAAATGGAGTAACGTGGTTGATGTATTGACATTATGATCACCCTGCCTGATAAACTCAATCTATAAGGAGAATAACAGATATATTGGCAGTAATAATACAAGCTTAACACCAGGCCAACAGATCcctatttaaacagctgggtaggctggagaaatgtgagtaaagtttcttgctcaaggaaacaacaacaccaacttAGCATAACCGAGCATTGAACtgggaacctttcaattaccaagctgatgctctagccacttggctatgctgcctcagtgcatgcatgcacacacaaagaAAAGTCTATGCTATAATATATTATGGCCATGGGCCTACCCAGTGAAACATTAAGTTGATTCTGCGCTGTTCAGACAGTAAGAGTCAGTGCATGTACATCTCAGGACTAGACCCCACACCACAACACACATTTCCACATACTCTTTCAACAATCTGACAACAGATACTGCTGTGCCAGCATCTAATCCAGTAGTGGGCTCATCCAGGAATATAATACCAGGAGAAATGATCAACTCCATTCCAATACTGGTACGTTTCTTCTGACCTCCAGATATTCCTCTAATCAGCTCTGTTCCAACCTGTGGGTATGATTAAGTGCAGACGACTGACAAAATAAAGTCAAatactgtgtatatatgtgtggtACAGGGAGTCAGGGATATCTGTGTTAGTGCATGTATACTTATTGCAACTATATGTTATATATATTCAGGCAACACACAAGAAATTCTTACCTTAGTGTTTGCAACATGACTAAGACCTAATTCAGAGATAACACTCTCCACTTTGTCAGATCTTTCCTTCCTTCTCAATGTCATGGGTAGTCGtagagcagcagagaaggcTAAGTTCTCCCTCACAGACAATGTGCCCAACAATAAATCATCCTGCACACATGCAAGTGTTACTTTATACATATTTTCGGTTCAATAATATTTTCACAATAATGTGCAACATTTTAGTTACTCTCTCATGGTAACTA
This genomic interval carries:
- the LOC136257031 gene encoding broad substrate specificity ATP-binding cassette transporter ABCG2-like: MSDTESITVTASWNDTDNQSAKWTFSEENGNHTTTTSDDNNAVDKSNDPTGNSSVTNVIENGNIITNDTIENSHIVTGDNNVSFVNINYTIQPKPFLSHFKTIPTKKILNNVSGSMNPGLNAILGPSGSGKTSLLDVLADRKAKKGLSGHVLINGKRQSHNFKCASAYVVQDDLLLGTLSVRENLAFSAALRLPMTLRRKERSDKVESVISELGLSHVANTKVGTELIRGISGGQKKRTSIGMELIISPGIIFLDEPTTGLDAGTAVSVVRLLKELSLSGRVIIMSIHQPRYSIYKLFDLLTLMSRGRLVYHGPSNNALNYFSEIGYQCEQHNNPADFFLDVIIENEEAEGPSAEISEIESSNRVRLAEIFEKSKEFQTVKQHLDGKLKTALSVPQGETPEFATSFPWQFGVLAVRTIRNLLRNRLATGVQVVMMVGIAVVLGLVFLQADDDFVGVQDRIGAIFFAIINAAFINIHAVEVFQKEKPIFVHQNVSGYYRVSSYFLAKVSCDLIPIRIIPIIIYVIIFYWMLGLESDAGKFFFFMLTLVLMASCASAIAFAISSAAPVAGIAIAGTASALILQVMFSGFLKNLRTIDDWIAWLQYLSVIRYALNAVVVNELDGNEYPPGCGSDNSTSTFDCLVGRDYLDTLGYLEFDIWYNILALACFNVGYLFLSYLILRIIKKEK